One Salipiger sp. H15 DNA window includes the following coding sequences:
- a CDS encoding GNAT family N-acetyltransferase encodes MPYTDLARGPRPPTGPRRRTEEQAEITRLENELRAFVAIALQHGLRDYCEIRHPELTRELEEGLERARHRAEVKYTYVMERLSRVPGLMASTGETGERTYYRNADENVAYIEHSLWNKRFILSGIWVAPAYRGQGFAHRILRQLVEAADEAELGIELHHEPFGEEGLDKPALEAFYSRHGFQHHELTPGAMFRIPRSPLDHHVRS; translated from the coding sequence ATGCCATACACCGATCTTGCACGCGGGCCCCGGCCGCCGACCGGCCCCCGCCGCCGAACCGAGGAACAGGCCGAAATCACCCGTCTCGAGAACGAGTTGCGCGCCTTCGTGGCGATCGCCCTGCAGCACGGGCTGCGCGACTATTGCGAGATTCGCCACCCCGAGCTGACGCGCGAGCTCGAGGAGGGGCTCGAACGGGCGCGCCACCGCGCCGAGGTGAAATACACCTACGTGATGGAGCGGCTCTCGCGGGTTCCGGGGCTCATGGCCTCGACCGGCGAGACCGGCGAGCGGACCTATTACCGCAATGCCGACGAGAACGTCGCCTACATCGAGCATTCGCTGTGGAACAAGCGCTTCATCCTCAGCGGCATCTGGGTGGCCCCGGCCTATCGCGGGCAGGGGTTCGCCCACCGCATCTTGCGCCAGCTGGTCGAGGCGGCGGACGAGGCGGAACTCGGCATCGAGCTGCACCACGAGCCCTTCGGTGAGGAGGGGCTCGACAAGCCGGCGCTCGAGGCCTTCTACAGTCGCCACGGATTCCAGCACCACGAGCTGACCCCGGGGGCAATGTTCCGCATCCCGCGCTCGCCGCTCGACCATCACGTCAGATCCTGA
- a CDS encoding TRAP transporter small permease subunit yields MRQLTNALSRVTDRATAVLALMGGVALLALVALIFVGVVLRYAFGQPILGSNEIIQLTAVALVMSALPYCTHLNGHVSVDVFDRMLGRFGRCAGDVLARLLSGFALGVLCQRAFYKALDAAEFGDTTNMLGLPLWPFYGILALGCGFCVLVFALQILKVLVLGEEQ; encoded by the coding sequence ATGCGCCAGCTGACCAATGCCCTGTCGCGCGTCACCGACCGCGCCACCGCCGTGCTTGCCCTGATGGGCGGGGTGGCGCTGCTGGCGCTCGTGGCGCTGATCTTCGTCGGGGTGGTGCTGCGCTACGCCTTCGGCCAGCCGATCCTCGGCTCGAACGAGATCATCCAGCTGACCGCCGTGGCGCTGGTGATGTCGGCGCTGCCCTATTGCACGCATCTCAACGGCCACGTGAGCGTCGACGTCTTCGACCGCATGCTCGGGCGCTTCGGCCGGTGTGCCGGAGACGTGCTGGCGCGGCTGCTGTCGGGCTTCGCGCTCGGGGTGCTTTGCCAGCGTGCCTTCTACAAGGCGCTTGACGCGGCCGAGTTCGGCGACACCACCAACATGCTGGGCCTGCCGCTCTGGCCCTTCTACGGAATTCTTGCCCTCGGCTGCGGCTTCTGCGTGCTGGTCTTCGCCCTGCAGATCCTGAAGGTGCTCGTGCTTGGAGAAGAACAATGA
- a CDS encoding ABC transporter substrate-binding protein: MTKLHDMSGISRRGLLAGAAGMGLVGLSGLPLRAQETPRRGGTLKLGISGGSTTDDFDIRKLADWVPVNQAYMVMNGLVEIDSDNIAQPELFSAWEAEEGAASWVFDIREGVTFHNGKSLTADDVIYSLNLHRGESSSAARSILAPITGIEKLSDLQIRITLESGNADLPYLLSDYHLLVVPDGFDDWSNPVGTGPFVPERVEPGVRGRFVRNESYWKPGCANVDAVEVVVINDVTARTNALMSGQVHAINAVDFKTVNLLGRNPKLEIVRSAGGQHFTFLMDCTKAPFTDVNARLAIKYAVDREQLLKTALAGFGQLGNDHPIPQTDRFYNSELAQRAYDPEKAQFHAKKAGFDPLAVTLSASDAAFAGAVDAAAVFRTAASGAGVDVTIKREPADGYWSDVWMQVPFCMSYWGGRPTADQMLSIAYESTSSYNDTRWSNERFDALLKEARALLDEEKRREIYWECQALIHEDGGAMIPMFGDYLDAVSKDVKGVKPHAMFNLMGARMAEKVWLDA, from the coding sequence ATGACGAAACTTCATGACATGTCCGGCATCAGCCGCCGCGGGCTTCTCGCGGGCGCGGCGGGCATGGGCCTCGTCGGCCTCAGCGGCCTGCCGCTGCGCGCGCAGGAAACGCCGCGCCGGGGCGGCACGCTGAAGCTCGGGATCAGCGGCGGCTCGACCACCGACGATTTCGACATCCGCAAGCTCGCCGACTGGGTGCCGGTGAACCAAGCCTACATGGTCATGAATGGCCTCGTCGAGATCGACTCCGACAACATCGCCCAGCCCGAGCTCTTCTCGGCCTGGGAGGCAGAAGAGGGCGCCGCCTCCTGGGTCTTCGACATCCGCGAGGGCGTAACCTTCCACAACGGCAAGAGCCTCACCGCCGATGACGTGATCTACTCGCTGAACCTGCACCGCGGCGAAAGCTCCTCGGCGGCGCGCTCGATCCTTGCGCCGATCACCGGGATCGAGAAGCTCTCGGACCTGCAGATCCGCATCACGCTCGAGAGCGGCAACGCCGACCTGCCCTACCTGCTGTCGGACTACCACCTGCTGGTCGTGCCCGACGGCTTCGACGACTGGTCCAACCCCGTCGGCACCGGTCCGTTCGTTCCCGAGCGCGTCGAGCCCGGCGTGCGCGGCCGCTTCGTGCGCAACGAGAGCTACTGGAAGCCCGGCTGCGCCAACGTGGACGCCGTCGAGGTGGTGGTGATCAACGACGTGACCGCCCGCACCAACGCGCTGATGTCGGGGCAGGTGCACGCGATCAACGCCGTGGACTTCAAGACCGTGAACCTGCTCGGCCGCAACCCGAAGCTGGAAATCGTGCGCTCGGCCGGTGGCCAGCACTTCACCTTCCTGATGGATTGCACCAAGGCGCCCTTCACCGACGTGAACGCGCGCCTCGCCATCAAGTACGCCGTGGACCGCGAGCAGCTCCTGAAGACCGCGCTCGCCGGCTTCGGCCAGCTCGGCAACGACCACCCGATCCCGCAGACCGACCGCTTCTACAACTCCGAGCTCGCGCAGCGCGCCTACGATCCCGAGAAGGCGCAGTTCCACGCCAAGAAGGCCGGGTTCGACCCGCTCGCCGTCACGCTCTCGGCCTCGGACGCGGCCTTTGCCGGCGCGGTCGACGCGGCGGCGGTGTTCCGCACCGCGGCCAGCGGCGCGGGCGTCGACGTGACCATCAAGCGCGAACCGGCGGATGGCTACTGGAGCGACGTCTGGATGCAGGTGCCGTTCTGCATGTCCTACTGGGGCGGCCGTCCGACCGCCGACCAGATGCTGTCGATCGCCTACGAGTCCACCTCGTCCTACAACGACACGCGCTGGAGCAACGAGCGCTTCGACGCGCTGCTCAAGGAAGCCCGCGCGCTGCTCGACGAGGAGAAGCGCCGCGAGATCTACTGGGAGTGCCAGGCGCTGATCCACGAGGACGGCGGCGCGATGATCCCGATGTTCGGCGACTACCTCGACGCGGTGTCGAAAGACGTGAAGGGCGTGAAACCCCATGCGATGTTCAACCTGATGGGCGCGCGCATGGCCGAGAAGGTCTGGCTGGACGCCTGA
- a CDS encoding LysR family transcriptional regulator, translated as MDIGRLPPLRSLIAFQTVARCGSFTRAAELLALTQSGISRQIAQLEDHVGAALFERQPAGVVLTRIGEEYAKEVGRALDALQSLEAGQITRRGQDQVTIACSRAVADLWMLPRLARLRDAFPGLELKLIVNDFFQQLRHDEYDLAIYYRPNRPADHVVDALGPEEMLPVMAPGGTPLAEAAAPMLLTVEETHKEWTDWGNWLAAMDLKLPGATTRWKLGDYHLSVEAARRGVGYAMGWTWFIADYLEGGVLVPADVRPFRGHGEYYLMRPTTRHQRQIARQVGDWLAESNRRWRAG; from the coding sequence ATGGACATCGGTCGCCTTCCGCCCCTGCGCAGCCTCATCGCCTTCCAGACCGTCGCGCGCTGCGGCAGCTTCACCCGCGCCGCCGAGCTTCTGGCGCTGACCCAAAGCGGCATCAGCCGGCAGATCGCGCAGCTCGAGGACCACGTCGGCGCGGCCCTCTTCGAGCGCCAGCCCGCGGGGGTCGTGCTGACCCGCATCGGCGAGGAATACGCCAAGGAGGTCGGCCGCGCGCTCGACGCGCTGCAGTCGCTCGAGGCCGGGCAGATCACCCGCCGCGGGCAGGATCAGGTGACCATAGCCTGCTCGCGCGCCGTGGCCGACCTCTGGATGCTGCCGCGCCTCGCCCGGCTGCGCGACGCTTTCCCGGGGCTCGAGCTGAAGCTCATCGTCAACGACTTCTTCCAGCAGCTGCGCCACGACGAATACGACCTGGCCATCTACTACCGCCCCAACCGCCCCGCCGATCACGTGGTCGATGCGCTGGGGCCCGAGGAGATGCTGCCGGTGATGGCGCCGGGCGGCACGCCGCTGGCCGAGGCCGCCGCGCCGATGCTGCTGACGGTGGAAGAGACCCACAAGGAATGGACCGACTGGGGCAACTGGCTCGCCGCCATGGATCTCAAGCTGCCCGGGGCCACGACCCGCTGGAAGCTCGGCGACTACCACCTCTCGGTCGAGGCGGCGCGGCGGGGCGTCGGCTACGCCATGGGCTGGACCTGGTTCATCGCCGACTACCTCGAAGGCGGCGTGCTGGTCCCGGCCGACGTGCGCCCCTTCCGAGGCCATGGCGAGTATTACCTCATGCGCCCGACCACCCGGCACCAGCGCCAGATCGCCCGGCAGGTGGGCGATTGGCTGGCCGAGAGCAACCGCCGCTGGCGGGCAGGCTGA
- a CDS encoding ABC transporter permease has translation MSRLSNIPLTGWIGMALIAANVILFLFGPMLAPFGQEEIVGMPFDMPQPGHPLGFDQNGRDMLSRLLYGAQMSIGISLAAVCLSFAVGVPLGILAAIRGGWLDLVLSRVVDTVMSIPVLISALVVLQALGASLPVLIVTIALLDSTRVFRLARLVAQGINVMEYAEVARLRGEGLGWMIRREILPNALPPLVAEFGMRFCFTFLFVAGLSYLGLGVQPPFADWGGMVRDNQQGILYGLYAPLFPAAAIALVTIGVNLTVDWLLAGRTTVQGDNR, from the coding sequence ATGTCCCGCCTCTCCAACATCCCGCTGACCGGCTGGATCGGCATGGCGCTGATCGCCGCAAATGTGATCCTGTTCCTCTTTGGCCCGATGCTCGCGCCCTTCGGGCAGGAAGAGATCGTCGGCATGCCCTTCGACATGCCCCAGCCGGGCCACCCGCTCGGCTTCGACCAGAACGGGCGCGACATGCTCTCGCGCCTGCTCTACGGCGCGCAGATGTCGATCGGCATCTCGCTCGCCGCCGTGTGCCTCTCGTTCGCCGTCGGCGTGCCGCTCGGCATTCTTGCCGCGATCCGCGGCGGCTGGCTGGATCTGGTGCTGTCGCGCGTCGTTGATACGGTCATGTCGATCCCGGTGCTGATCTCGGCGCTGGTGGTGCTGCAGGCGCTCGGCGCGTCGCTGCCAGTGCTCATCGTCACCATCGCGCTGCTCGACAGCACCCGCGTCTTCCGCCTTGCCCGGCTGGTGGCGCAGGGGATCAACGTGATGGAATACGCCGAAGTCGCCCGGCTGCGCGGCGAGGGGCTCGGCTGGATGATCCGCCGCGAGATCCTGCCCAACGCCCTGCCGCCGCTGGTGGCCGAGTTCGGCATGCGCTTCTGCTTCACCTTCCTCTTCGTCGCGGGGCTGTCGTACCTCGGGCTCGGCGTGCAGCCGCCCTTCGCCGACTGGGGCGGGATGGTGCGCGACAACCAGCAGGGCATCCTCTACGGGCTTTACGCGCCGCTCTTCCCCGCCGCCGCCATCGCGCTGGTGACCATCGGGGTGAACCTCACCGTCGACTGGCTGCTGGCCGGGCGCACCACCGTGCAGGGAGACAACCGATGA
- a CDS encoding ABC transporter permease, which produces MGSLIAKRAGLGLLTLWLVSVLVFAGTEILPGDVAGAILGQNATPESLAALRSELGLDAPALQRYLDWLGGILTGDMGRSMASGQPVAELLWPRFWNTMALAAYAGVIAVPLAVGLGILAAAKRGTVFDRAANIAALAFVSLPEYFLGLLLVLWLSVRTGWLPSLADTYEGMGIGAWFTATTLPMLVLVMVTMAQILRMTRTTVLGVMDQPYIETAFLKGLKNGRVVMRHAAPNAAAPIVNVLSFNIAYLITGVVLVEAVFNYNGLGRFMVDAVSKRDLPMVQAAAMIFGAAYVILNMIADIAAIALNPRLRHPRGKEA; this is translated from the coding sequence ATGGGGTCGCTGATCGCAAAACGTGCCGGCCTCGGGCTGCTGACGCTCTGGCTGGTCTCGGTTCTGGTGTTTGCCGGGACCGAGATCCTGCCGGGCGATGTGGCCGGCGCCATCCTCGGGCAAAATGCCACGCCCGAGTCCCTCGCCGCGCTGCGCAGCGAACTGGGCCTCGATGCGCCCGCGCTGCAGCGCTACCTCGACTGGCTGGGCGGCATCCTCACCGGCGACATGGGCCGCTCGATGGCCTCGGGTCAACCGGTCGCGGAGCTGCTCTGGCCGCGTTTCTGGAACACCATGGCGCTGGCGGCCTACGCCGGGGTCATCGCCGTGCCGCTGGCCGTGGGGCTCGGCATCCTCGCCGCCGCCAAGCGCGGCACGGTGTTCGACCGGGCCGCCAACATCGCCGCGCTCGCCTTCGTGTCGCTGCCCGAATACTTCCTCGGCCTGCTGCTGGTGCTCTGGCTCTCGGTGCGGACAGGCTGGCTGCCGAGCCTTGCCGACACCTACGAGGGCATGGGCATCGGTGCATGGTTCACCGCCACCACCCTGCCGATGCTGGTGCTGGTCATGGTCACCATGGCGCAGATCCTGCGCATGACCCGGACGACGGTGCTGGGCGTCATGGACCAGCCCTATATCGAGACTGCCTTTCTCAAGGGGCTGAAGAACGGCCGGGTGGTGATGCGCCACGCCGCGCCCAATGCCGCCGCGCCGATCGTCAACGTCTTGTCGTTCAATATCGCCTATCTCATCACCGGCGTGGTGCTGGTCGAGGCGGTGTTCAACTACAACGGGCTGGGCCGCTTCATGGTCGATGCCGTCTCGAAGCGGGATCTGCCGATGGTGCAGGCCGCCGCGATGATCTTCGGCGCCGCCTACGTGATCCTCAACATGATCGCCGACATCGCCGCCATCGCGCTCAACCCCCGCCTGCGCCACCCGCGCGGAAAGGAGGCGTAG
- a CDS encoding NAD-dependent epimerase/dehydratase family protein, which yields MNIVILGCGGFIGSHLLDRLLTTTDHKIIGWDPESSKIRKHLDHPNFTLHQRYVDDPDTQQDLRDAVANGDVVINLAAICNPSEYNTNPISVIKSNLFDVYPIVELCVEYKRWLISFSTSECYGRTLSSYVGDTNYEDPALYELKEDETPLIMGPIVNQRWTYACAKQMVERLVYAHHKEDGLPFTVVRPLNFFGPRMDYIPQRDGDGVPRVLACFMGALLNGEPMKLVDGGKARRTIVSIYEAVDAICRMLDNPEKANGHAFNIGNRNNEVTMAELADMMRKTYAKITGDPSYENYPIIEVSAQEFYGEGYEDCDRRMPDISKAKELLGWEPKIDLADVLLDTMTYFHQEYAGTMAPAQVAE from the coding sequence ATGAATATTGTTATCCTAGGATGCGGGGGCTTTATCGGCAGCCATCTGCTCGATCGCCTTCTCACCACGACCGATCACAAGATCATCGGATGGGACCCGGAGAGCTCGAAAATTCGGAAGCACCTGGATCATCCGAATTTCACTCTTCACCAGCGTTACGTCGACGATCCTGACACACAGCAGGATCTTCGGGACGCCGTGGCAAACGGAGACGTGGTGATCAACCTCGCCGCGATCTGCAACCCGTCCGAGTACAACACCAATCCGATCAGCGTGATCAAGTCGAACCTGTTCGACGTCTACCCGATCGTCGAGCTCTGCGTGGAATACAAGCGCTGGCTCATAAGCTTCTCGACCAGCGAATGCTACGGCCGCACGCTGTCGAGCTACGTGGGCGACACGAATTACGAAGACCCCGCCCTCTACGAACTCAAGGAAGACGAGACGCCGCTGATCATGGGGCCGATCGTCAACCAGCGCTGGACCTACGCCTGCGCCAAGCAGATGGTCGAGCGGCTCGTCTACGCGCATCACAAGGAAGACGGCCTGCCGTTCACCGTGGTGCGTCCGCTGAACTTCTTCGGCCCGCGCATGGACTACATTCCCCAGCGCGACGGCGACGGCGTTCCGCGGGTCCTCGCCTGCTTCATGGGCGCGCTGCTCAACGGCGAGCCGATGAAACTGGTCGATGGCGGCAAGGCGCGCCGTACCATCGTGTCGATCTACGAAGCCGTCGATGCCATCTGCCGGATGCTCGACAATCCCGAGAAGGCGAATGGTCACGCCTTCAACATCGGCAACCGCAACAACGAGGTCACCATGGCCGAGTTGGCGGACATGATGCGCAAGACCTACGCCAAGATCACCGGCGATCCCTCCTACGAGAATTATCCGATCATCGAGGTCTCGGCGCAGGAATTCTACGGCGAGGGCTACGAGGATTGCGACCGCCGGATGCCCGACATCTCCAAGGCCAAGGAGCTTCTTGGCTGGGAGCCGAAGATCGATCTTGCAGACGTGCTGCTCGATACGATGACCTATTTCCACCAGGAATACGCCGGTACCATGGCGCCTGCGCAAGTGGCCGAATAA
- a CDS encoding TRAP transporter large permease: MTDVSAGLLGIAALFVLMILRTPVAFAMLLVGFFGYWGLSGFRSAGAMLLTESYSAVASYSLIVVPMFVLLGNIASAAGYSRGLYDAAYAWVGRFKGGLASASVIGCAAFSAVSGSSVATAVTLGKVALPQMKRLGYADSLATGAVAAGGTLGFLIPPSTGFVLYAILTEESIGRLFMAGILPGILLCALFIGVIWLQATLRPQDGPQGEKIGWAEKFRISAEAWPLFGVILVSIGGIYLGVFTPVEASGIGAGLVILLALVQRRIDWAGFKDAVLDTLKTSAMLYMVVIGANVLNPFLAITHIPATLGAQLETLGLGAYGTLIVILLAYVVLGMFMDGLSMLVITIPIVFPVITGFGFDPIWFGVVAVIVIEMGMITPPVGMNVFVVRGVAGPDVPLTTVFSGVAPFLLAMVVGLILIILFPSIATIIPNTMFG; the protein is encoded by the coding sequence ATGACCGACGTCTCCGCGGGCCTGCTCGGCATTGCCGCGCTTTTCGTGCTGATGATCCTGCGCACGCCGGTGGCCTTTGCCATGCTGCTGGTGGGCTTCTTCGGCTACTGGGGCCTTTCGGGCTTTCGCAGCGCCGGGGCGATGCTGCTGACCGAGAGCTACTCGGCGGTGGCCTCCTATTCGCTGATCGTCGTGCCGATGTTCGTGCTGCTGGGCAACATCGCCTCTGCCGCGGGCTACTCGCGCGGGCTCTATGATGCCGCCTACGCCTGGGTCGGGCGCTTCAAGGGCGGGCTGGCCTCGGCCTCGGTGATCGGCTGCGCCGCCTTCTCGGCGGTCTCGGGTTCGTCGGTCGCGACCGCGGTAACGCTGGGCAAGGTCGCGCTGCCGCAGATGAAGCGCCTCGGCTATGCCGACAGCCTTGCCACCGGCGCGGTGGCCGCGGGCGGCACGCTCGGCTTCCTGATCCCGCCCTCCACCGGCTTCGTGCTCTACGCGATCCTCACCGAGGAATCGATCGGTCGGCTCTTCATGGCGGGGATCCTGCCGGGCATCCTGCTCTGCGCGCTCTTCATCGGGGTGATCTGGCTGCAGGCGACGCTGCGCCCGCAGGACGGCCCGCAGGGCGAGAAGATCGGCTGGGCGGAGAAGTTCCGCATCTCGGCGGAGGCCTGGCCGCTCTTCGGGGTGATCCTCGTGTCGATCGGCGGCATCTACCTCGGCGTCTTCACCCCGGTCGAGGCCTCGGGCATCGGGGCGGGGCTGGTGATCCTGCTGGCGCTGGTGCAGCGCCGCATCGACTGGGCCGGGTTCAAGGACGCGGTGCTCGACACGCTGAAGACCAGCGCCATGCTCTACATGGTGGTGATCGGCGCGAACGTGCTGAATCCCTTCCTTGCCATCACCCACATTCCGGCGACGCTCGGCGCGCAGCTCGAGACGCTGGGGCTTGGCGCCTATGGCACGCTGATTGTCATCCTGCTGGCCTACGTGGTGCTCGGCATGTTCATGGACGGGCTGTCGATGCTGGTGATCACCATCCCCATCGTCTTCCCGGTCATCACCGGCTTCGGCTTCGATCCGATCTGGTTCGGGGTTGTGGCGGTCATCGTCATCGAGATGGGCATGATCACGCCCCCGGTCGGCATGAACGTCTTCGTGGTGCGCGGCGTGGCGGGGCCGGACGTGCCGCTGACCACGGTCTTCAGCGGGGTCGCTCCCTTCCTGCTGGCGATGGTGGTCGGGCTGATCCTGATCATCCTCTTCCCGTCGATCGCCACGATCATTCCGAACACGATGTTCGGCTAG